A region of the Bombus pyrosoma isolate SC7728 linkage group LG15, ASM1482585v1, whole genome shotgun sequence genome:
cgtatgaaatttttgttcttgATATATATCCTTCagaaaaagttatttacaCAAAAAAGCATTTCTTATGTTCGCTTGAATATAGTTTACTTGAATCTGAGTAAtatatacacaaaaatattagtttagtataattattttagtaaGTATCTTACTTAatgtgttaattattaaatcataatCATTGCCTTTGATATTGCCTGTATCATCTCGATCTAGATAAACTTAATCATAGTAAAACTGCCAGACTTGTAAATAGTTCGAATTTACTATAGGTTAAATATGAGAATATTATCGAGAACGTATATAGGAGTATATTCGTCGCATATATTCGAAAGtgttcattaaattatattccaatATCTTTCAATACTTGCTTTTAGCTGTGAATACTCATCCAGTGAGAATAAAGTATCAGAATAAAAGTaattcaaagatataaatacgGGTCAGGAAAACGTACGTAACAGACTGTCGGGTTTTTGTATCATTGCTAATATCTTGTCCCACATGTCACTTGTACACTTCGTGTatgcataattatttatagatctgtaatatagatatttaatgtgttttattattgtatttaataaaatcagaaattgaaatatcacgGGGAGAGACTTACTTTCGATTTCCGATCCTGCTGAGATAAGTTTAGTGTGCGGCTGTGCAGTTGTGCTTGGTTGTTGATTACTTAGTTGTCCTGTAGTCACTGGTGCAGCAAAACCTGGAGGTGGTTGCATTGCCCAATGTTGAGTTGGTGCATTCTGCTGTTCCttatgaacaaaatttattatgaagATTTACTATGCaatatgtacttttaaatttgtttcaaatgtctgaaaatataaaatataataatgaaaatgaaatatcataaaagtGTTTAATACCTGTTGCGCATTATGTGATACAGTGTGTGTAGGATGAACATGTGGAAATTGCCATGTACTAGTAGTTTGGAATGGAAGAGGCCTAGAAGAACTAACAATAGCTGGATCAATCGAAGTCCAGTCTGCAATAGGTCCAAAATTGTTCCATCCACCTTTTTGATGTAATGCTTGATGATGAaattgttgttgctgttgttgattattaatatcacACCAATCTTTAAGCGTATACACTGCATCTCCCGCGCATTTACTAATACCtgttttatacattaattaaattttagatattagtcataaaaataatataaaatgttcaagTAATAGTGACTATTATTACAATGCACCTTGTGAATTCAGAAGAGGGTTTCCATTTGGAAGATAGGTATTTTGTTGTGGTGGTTGTGCTCCTGTAAACAGCACACTAGACGAATGACtcatgtataatattatatagatttttttcAAAGTCACAAGAATTCACTTTTATACTTGGATAACACTATTGCTCAccacaaatacatatttactgACACTATTTTGCTATTTCCGATTTATATAACCAAACAAAGAATACACTTTTACTTTCTAAAGTTACAAAACgtttgttattattgtgtatatttttcttggaTGAACAATGTAAACATAATATACGTTTACAATCATCACAGATTATtgacaaaattacaaaaatactaACCCGAAAGAGCATTGTTCGTGGGAGCCGGTCGCGGTATACCAAGACCAAAAGAATTCATGTGATTTGGTGTAGAACCAGGGAAACCTGGTGGTGGAAGGCGGCTACGTTGTCCCAAACTAGCAGCAGCCACAGTACTCTGAGCAGGGCTTTGGGTACCactttgtaacaaattttgtgGAAGACGAGACAGCAAGGAATGCGACTGTTGAATAACTTGTAGATTCTGCAGATGTTGGGCCTGCTGTTGCAAATGTGCTATATGGGCGACCTAAATAATAGCCATATACAATAACATgatatgaaaacaaaaataatcatGAAACTATTGTTGTTTGTTTTCAAGAATTactattgataaattattaaatttcatacagTTGCCAAGgaagatatagaaattacCTGTGGAAAATGTTGTTGACCGAGGTTTGCAATATTCTGTTGATGTTGTACCCTATTTTGctcttctcgttctctttgttgctgttgttgttgttgttgttgctgctgaaACCTTTGTTGTTGAATTtgcatttcattttccataaGTTCAGCCAAAGCTTTCTGTGTTTCATGGAAAGGATCAAAACCTAGATCATCATCAGGCTTTATATCTGAACCAGATTCTTTATGGTTCCTAACTTCCTCCATAGTAGCATgaccattttgttttatatattcacAGTTTTCTTGATTTTGTTGTGCCTTAAGAAATTATAgttattcttcttattatctatatttagTAGTATAAAGacaatttaaatgatatttatatttgattaattattttataaactgcTTACCTGCAGAGCAAGCCTTTGTTGCAATGAGTTTTGTTGAAAATCTGCCATGAATTTAGATGCAGGAGAATTAACAAGCAAGCTTGATGTAAAAGTACCAGAAGGTTCTGATAGAGTAGTGTACTGTAGATTAGCATAAACTTCTTCATCTACGAAACCTTCAGAATTGAAATTCACTCCTGGCGAACTAGAAGGACTGGACTTTTGTACAACATGATTTGTTTGTGAAGTTTCAGGTTGAAAACCAAAAGCTGCTTGCCAATCTTCACTGGATTGAACAATTGGCAAAGAATCAGGAATAGAAGCTAAGCCTGTGGTTGTCCAATTCAGGTTTGGATTTGCTGTATATccaaaaaaaataattataacattttttatatttgattttatataaactataggagaatataaaaggaaaacagacaaatataaaaacttaATCAGTTTTTATAATAACTCGAGTTCATTACTACAAGTGATTATAAATCCACAAATCAATTTGTGAAATCCACAGCACTAAACAAAGATTATGTGTACATGCCTGTCAAAGAAGTAGGTGGCACTGAGGTGGTGGTAGAGATTTTCTGGAAAGTGTTTGAATTGAAGAAACTATTATTGTCCGTCTGaaagatcgatcgatgattGAATTGTATTTGAGACCCATTATGTAGTCCTGGTGGTGGCTGTTGATTGGCACCTTGTGATGAATTTGTGCTAGCTGGAGAGGAACCTAAAGATGATATGCACAAATTTCTACACTACAATCTCTATACAATCAAATCATTTTGGTAGTGTAAAATGCCAGAATAAACAGCTTCTAATACCATTCCTCTCTGCCACCATTAATGAATctcaaaaatgtaaaaatatgtgtccagaaaattatatttaaatataaagtgagaaattacaaaaaaaaaaagaggggaaaaagccaattctatacatacatattatgtagACATTCATTGCatatagaaacaaaaacaataaacaattttccagACACTTTCATATATATGTTTGCCCAAATGATGCAACTTACAAGAAGGATAAAGTCAAGTGTGTACAAAAACACAAAAAACAGttactattttttttcaaagaattctCTTTATTTTGGCATATATCtataactatttaaaatttattctacaGTTATGAGACAGCCATAAGATGTGCATGTCATTAATATACTATACATTGCTCAAAAGTTAttgttttatgtttaaagTACAACATACAGTGTTATAAGAGATAGGCACACATTTAGAATGATTTgtcatttattacaaatacttTGCATgacatattttaatgtttaaatgatttaaatattgtaactcCTATCTATAGCCTCTCACAGACTCTTCATAAATCGAAAGAATAAACTTTCTCCTACTTCTTttcttgcaaatatatattcataaaacttcattaaattacagaaacatgattaaaaaaacaaacatataaaaaaattaatacaatttaatgtaacaaaaaaagaatattttttcaataaacactgtttaaaattatcataaaacaaataagtttaaattttatccTATATCTTTTTGAacctaaaaaataaaagacttCCAAacataattctataaatattttataaacgtcATTTTAAACtctaatatacatttttagtaataatagtTATAATAGACATTTTGATCATTCTGTTTCTCTTATTcacatattatttaatgaatgttatatattgaatttagtcgttttctacatattttagaAGCAAGAAATCAATACATATAGAAATGATCACGAATATAAGGAACTTACCCAAAATAGCAGCACCACTGTTCTCCTCACTTGATTCTGTTAAATGTTCCACTTGATGATTCACATTCGGATCTTCCGTACTCGAAATTGTACTAGCCGGTGTACTACCTTCACGTTGTTGATCTGTTTCACTATCCGAATGCCGACGTTCTCCGTTCTGCATTATTCCATTTACTTTAAGTTCTTGAGattgttgctgctgttgttgttgttgttgctgctgttggTGCTGAACTAATTTAGATCCTTTATTACTTTGCTGTTGTGATTGTTGTTGAGGTGGTGGCTGCTGTGGTTGTGGTTGTTGTTCCGATTTACACTTACTACCCAATTTCTGTAGTACGTCACTATTCGATTCGGaggaaaaatttctaatatccTTTTGTCCATTAATTTGTGATTGCACATTATTTTGTGTACCAATAGAGCTAGATTCTGATCGGGAAGTTGTCCGTGTACtatgtttttctttattttgacaatttttgtGTTTATTCCGTGCTGCTTGAGCTTTACTTTCACTATTACTTTTTCCTCTCcgtatattcatattttcacctttattattattgttctgTTGTGTTGAACTACCAGAGGATACATGACTCTGCTGGTTTGTTGTACTACTTCCGTTTGTCATGTTGTTTTGCTGAGAAGTTGTTTGTGATGGCGGTGATaattctttacaatttgtttgtGAACCTGTAGATATAagattagaataattaataaactacgtataattatattgttattaaatataattatctttgtGAAAGGAAAACCCACTATTTGTCTGTCCAGTTTGTAACGATGGCCAAGCTTCTTTGGCTTGAGAATTTGAAGTTCCATTCTCTCTAACAATACTGCCTGTCACTGATGGTGATGGTGTTGGTTTCCTTGcataaaaaagttattatttgAGTTATGCTGTCTTctctttcaattataattcagtaatttcaaatgtaaaataaattaccgtTGTGCAGATGCATGTGACGCATGTGACGCATGTAATGATTGTACAAGTTTACGCTCATATTCTTGATGTTTGCCCTGATGCATCTCTTCTTTTGTAAATGATGCCTCCTGGTCCCCAAGATCATGTAAATACATACAATCTGGTTTTGGACAAGGCTGATTACGCATAAAATGTGAACAATACTTTGTTGTTCCTAGCGACGTTTTAATTGTCCGTCCATCCATAACAACGTTATTCACAGCCTCTATAGCACGTAGTGCATCTTCTTGACgctaataataaagaaatttaaaaaaatatatatataattcctaaaagtagtaaaataatatagctTCTAATGTAAAAGTATGCAGAACTTACCTGATAAGTAACGTAAGCTGAAGCACTAGGGCCTTGAGACCCTGCATAGGAAGTGCTTTGATTTATTACAACCTTGTGAATTTTgccaaattttccaaaatattcatGCCGCTTTAATgtctgaaaattaattattacaaaaatactaaatatcaacaatattttatttaaattattagtgACCTTACTTACATCAGCATCCGCAAGTCTCAATGGTAATCCTACTACAAATACTAGATTTTTTTGTACTACTCTCACATTTGCTAGATGTTTACGGTTTTCTGTAACCCTTTGCTTACGTTGCTGATCTTTTAATCTCTTTTCTGCTTTTAATCTAACAaggaaaatgaatataataaatatcgatgatTCATATAAACACAGTAGATATCATAAAATGGCTGTTACATACCTTGCAATTTCTTCCATACTGAGAGGTTTAAAATCGGCAGGATTTTCAGAATAGGCCTTCCGACAAGCAGGGCATAAACCATTCTCATCTGTACGAATTCTATGCCAGCAAAATCTACATATTTGATATCCACAAGTACatggaaagaaattcaaatcaTCCACTTCCAATGGTTCCATACACAAAGGACATTCCACTGCATCTTCTCCACTTTGATTCAATACTGACATTTTTGTTTCTAGTTTTTATATCACACAATATAGTAAGTTACCAAGATTTTCTTTAGTTATAAATCCTGCAcacaaataaaaagtattttacacAAGGTATTTAACACTCTTTCAATcgtatatatgaaaaatttgtaattatcaattatcaaaatattttaatcatggTAAGAATATTATCAATGTAATACACATGGTAACACTGCAAATGCTTggaatatacattttaattgaaaaataacataattatcAATGTAAATTTGGTACACATACGTGCAAAGTCTCCACAATGCCTTGATACTATGTAATTGACTGTACTTGCAACTTCTTATACACTAATATCCTTGCACAATCTGAAACAAATAATAGAACATTAAAACATTgtactataaaaatgttatgagTCAGACGTGTCATCGAGTATTAGCAGCCGTTTTCGTGGAATTCCACGTCAATTCGCAAGAAAATCCTTTGCAACGTACATCGTAAcggaatttcttttttggaaatatttcaccGTGGAAGCGTTGAAATGAATCATATAACAGAAGGAattaaaacagaatattttctcgcagaaaatataatagaagaCGATGACTGTTTAGCTGACAGATTTGACGAACAGTTGGAAAGGAAGGGTCCGTTTGACAGGAGCTGTCAGACGAACgttaaacgaacaaataacGCCTTAGATTTCAAAGAATTAGGTTAATCGCGTATGCCCTATGGTGGACGTAGAAATGACAAGTTTGTACGTGAGGTTGAGAATGACGACGAAAAACTTGCGGTAGGGCCCACCGTCTGTACTCTCCCACtcactttctctctttctctctctccctcgcTCTTACGGTGTGACACGAACTATACGAGAGGGCGACGATCGGATGAAACAGCTGTTGGTGGCGTCGAGAGAAGCGAAGAAACGTCAGAGAGCGAGTGagaggtactacgctatagcAGGAACGTACGTGAAAATCCGTGGAAAAGTCGGCGTGGTGGGACATGACACGTAAATTCTCCGGAGATTCAAATACAACTATTCACATACGCAAGGACGATGGCTCGATGTTTCGCGTTACGATTTTGAAGGGGGGAAAAGGCGAGTGAGAGAATGAGGAATGGAAGTAACGAAAAGGAGTGGCGGAGGGAAAGAGAGGGGAggggaagagaagagagagtaGGAGAACGAGCAATAGAGAGAAGAGTAGAGAcaaaacgagagagaaagaaacaacatACAAAAAGGAAGATAGATAGAATAACGATGCCATCATTCGTTTTGTCCCTTTTTAGCCAATGGTCGTTGTCTTGATCTTGCgcgtgaaagaaaaagactCTCACCGATTTCTCATATCTGTTGTACctacttttttaaaagaaacccGTGATCCCAGTTCGAATGCAAACAAGTAATGGCCCCAActcaaatatttcagtttatgaaaaaaaaaaaaaaactgtagTACAGCGCGATTAACATAGTATGGCTCGCGGCGAACGTCACAAAGGATTGAATGATTTGTCGTCAGAGGGGTTGCTAAATACCCTGGACTGGTTACAGGGTATACCTGGTTCGTTTAACCTTAACTTCGTTACAATAGAGAAACTTTTCGACAGTCCTCGGTAATAGATAAACCGCGTGCCACCGTTTTCGTTGATTCTAGAGTTATGTTCACGCATTCGTCCGTCCAAATTTCTTGACTCTTGTTtacttacgttataacttttcCACTAACAAATCTCTTTTCTGTACTGGGAAATTTTTGTACAGTCTTCTAGATCTGGTCGCATGCGCACCGCGACTGCGCAGAAGCGGACATTACATATACTGGTATTTAAAGAAAGGCGCATAGGTAAAGGATTCTGAAAGCGCATGTCAAACTAAAACTTCGATTATGTTATTATGACCGTACAAATCTTTgctttatattctttttttattcagttAGATAGGTCTATTATTTACGCGTGATATAAAATGGGCACTTAACGAAtgttttttataatgtttcaagttctattggaaattttgatgCTCAcagtttcttctattttatatttaccgcGCACTCGGAAATGATTAGTGACTGATATGACAATGGCACCAACGCATGAAGACAAATGTTCCTAGTATCGGGTAAAATAAGGTACATTCTCATCGAACGAATTCTATTCTTTCaaagttatttcaattaattaaatgtaaaactcATTCATTCATATTACATTTGTCGTTGATATGGGATACAATAACATTTTGTcaattttccataataatctaaaattaaacGTTGCGTTTTATTATAAAGCAACTAATTTTACAGTTTGCATTTTTCAGTTAAAATTATctctatgtatttttatctgttgatttaatttcttataaacaAATGAGggtgcaaataaatttttatagttaatGTAGTACACAATTTCCTGATATACAATCTTAAAgcaatgtattatatataatattgttttttccTATTATCATCCTTTGCCTTTAGATCAATTACTTTATTACTCTTTTTCAACATTACCTTTGTAATTGACACCAAATAATGGATGCCGAGTTCTCAAATTTTTTGGGAATGGTACACTGCAGTTTTCTATTTGCATTGGTTTAGTTTTTGAAATACTTGAAAGTTTTCGTCTGATAGTAATTGTACCTACTGGCTTCATATTGACtacatgaaaaaatacaaaatgttagAAGAAGCCACTGATCACATCttgaaatagataaaaaatatattaccaGTTTTATATTGTGATTTTACTTTACCAGTATGAAGTACACATGTAACATTACATTTAACTTCATGATGTACTGCACAGtatttttcctctttaattttaaatttagatttttctCCAAATATTAACATCTGACCTTTAAGTTCATTTGGATCTATCTGCAAATTgcacgatatttataatattaatatattatctttttatttaaatatatttaacttacTGTTCCAGGAATATCCATGATCCATATGTCTTCGCTATCAGATAGATCATCTAAACTCAATGTAGTATCTGTAGTTTCCATAATTAAGTCTTCTTGTTGTACTAAATCACtgatctaaaataaaattgataaaataattttatgcaaagATTTCTGGtacagaatatatataaattaaattttatttacagtaCGTGGTCTTGTAGTAGATGTTACATTCATTGATGCTCTGTTGCCACTTATTTCACTTCTTGtttcttcattattttctatatgttGCTCCACTTCTatcacatttttttt
Encoded here:
- the LOC122575840 gene encoding putative mediator of RNA polymerase II transcription subunit 26 isoform X4; protein product: MSVLNQSGEDAVECPLCMEPLEVDDLNFFPCTCGYQICRFCWHRIRTDENGLCPACRKAYSENPADFKPLSMEEIARLKAEKRLKDQQRKQRVTENRKHLANVRVVQKNLVFVVGLPLRLADADTLKRHEYFGKFGKIHKVVINQSTSYAGSQGPSASAYVTYQRQEDALRAIEAVNNVVMDGRTIKTSLGTTKYCSHFMRNQPCPKPDCMYLHDLGDQEASFTKEEMHQGKHQEYERKLVQSLHASHASHASAQRKPTPSPSVTGSIVRENGTSNSQAKEAWPSLQTGQTNSSQTNCKELSPPSQTTSQQNNMTNGSSTTNQQSHVSSGSSTQQNNNNKGENMNIRRGKSNSESKAQAARNKHKNCQNKEKHSTRTTSRSESSSIGTQNNVQSQINGQKDIRNFSSESNSDVLQKLGSKCKSEQQPQPQQPPPQQQSQQQSNKGSKLVQHQQQQQQQQQQQQSQELKVNGIMQNGERRHSDSETDQQREGSTPASTISSTEDPNVNHQVEHLTESSEENSGAAILGSSPASTNSSQGANQQPPPGLHNGSQIQFNHRSIFQTDNNSFFNSNTFQKISTTTSVPPTSLTANPNLNWTTTGLASIPDSLPIVQSSEDWQAAFGFQPETSQTNHVVQKSSPSSSPGVNFNSEGFVDEEVYANLQYTTLSEPSGTFTSSLLVNSPASKFMADFQQNSLQQRLALQAQQNQENCEYIKQNGHATMEEVRNHKESGSDIKPDDDLGFDPFHETQKALAELMENEMQIQQQRFQQQQQQQQQQQREREEQNRVQHQQNIANLGQQHFPQVAHIAHLQQQAQHLQNLQVIQQSHSLLSRLPQNLLQSGTQSPAQSTVAAASLGQRSRLPPPGFPGSTPNHMNSFGLGIPRPAPTNNALSVCCLQEHNHHNKIPIFQMETLF
- the LOC122575840 gene encoding alpha-protein kinase 1 isoform X1, which encodes MSVLNQSGEDAVECPLCMEPLEVDDLNFFPCTCGYQICRFCWHRIRTDENGLCPACRKAYSENPADFKPLSMEEIARLKAEKRLKDQQRKQRVTENRKHLANVRVVQKNLVFVVGLPLRLADADTLKRHEYFGKFGKIHKVVINQSTSYAGSQGPSASAYVTYQRQEDALRAIEAVNNVVMDGRTIKTSLGTTKYCSHFMRNQPCPKPDCMYLHDLGDQEASFTKEEMHQGKHQEYERKLVQSLHASHASHASAQRKPTPSPSVTGSIVRENGTSNSQAKEAWPSLQTGQTNSSQTNCKELSPPSQTTSQQNNMTNGSSTTNQQSHVSSGSSTQQNNNNKGENMNIRRGKSNSESKAQAARNKHKNCQNKEKHSTRTTSRSESSSIGTQNNVQSQINGQKDIRNFSSESNSDVLQKLGSKCKSEQQPQPQQPPPQQQSQQQSNKGSKLVQHQQQQQQQQQQQQSQELKVNGIMQNGERRHSDSETDQQREGSTPASTISSTEDPNVNHQVEHLTESSEENSGAAILGSSPASTNSSQGANQQPPPGLHNGSQIQFNHRSIFQTDNNSFFNSNTFQKISTTTSVPPTSLTANPNLNWTTTGLASIPDSLPIVQSSEDWQAAFGFQPETSQTNHVVQKSSPSSSPGVNFNSEGFVDEEVYANLQYTTLSEPSGTFTSSLLVNSPASKFMADFQQNSLQQRLALQAQQNQENCEYIKQNGHATMEEVRNHKESGSDIKPDDDLGFDPFHETQKALAELMENEMQIQQQRFQQQQQQQQQQQREREEQNRVQHQQNIANLGQQHFPQVAHIAHLQQQAQHLQNLQVIQQSHSLLSRLPQNLLQSGTQSPAQSTVAAASLGQRSRLPPPGFPGSTPNHMNSFGLGIPRPAPTNNALSGAQPPQQNTYLPNGNPLLNSQGISKCAGDAVYTLKDWCDINNQQQQQQFHHQALHQKGGWNNFGPIADWTSIDPAIVSSSRPLPFQTTSTWQFPHVHPTHTVSHNAQQEQQNAPTQHWAMQPPPGFAAPVTTGQLSNQQPSTTAQPHTKLISAGSEIENL
- the LOC122575849 gene encoding uncharacterized protein LOC122575849; this encodes MVLSNMSDLDVDDSLTKLNTQLNKSMVLMDATETEIPQSKSNKSITINPNIQPASPHVNSPIVKKSILKKAEKKNVIEVEQHIENNEETRSEISGNRASMNVTSTTRPRTISDLVQQEDLIMETTDTTLSLDDLSDSEDIWIMDIPGTIDPNELKGQMLIFGEKSKFKIKEEKYCAVHHEVKCNVTCVLHTGKVKSQYKTVNMKPVGTITIRRKLSSISKTKPMQIENCSVPFPKNLRTRHPLFGVNYKGNVEKE
- the LOC122575840 gene encoding alpha-protein kinase 1 isoform X3: MSVLNQSGEDAVECPLCMEPLEVDDLNFFPCTCGYQICRFCWHRIRTDENGLCPACRKAYSENPADFKPLSMEEIARLKAEKRLKDQQRKQRVTENRKHLANVRVVQKNLVFVVGLPLRLADADTLKRHEYFGKFGKIHKVVINQSTSYAGSQGPSASAYVTYQRQEDALRAIEAVNNVVMDGRTIKTSLGTTKYCSHFMRNQPCPKPDCMYLHDLGDQEASFTKEEMHQGKHQEYERKLVQSLHASHASHASAQRKPTPSPSVTGSIVRENGTSNSQAKEAWPSLQTGQTNSSQTNCKELSPPSQTTSQQNNMTNGSSTTNQQSHVSSGSSTQQNNNNKGENMNIRRGKSNSESKAQAARNKHKNCQNKEKHSTRTTSRSESSSIGTQNNVQSQINGQKDIRNFSSESNSDVLQKLGSKCKSEQQPQPQQPPPQQQSQQQSNKGSKLVQHQQQQQQQQQQQQSQELKVNGIMQNGERRHSDSETDQQREGSTPASTISSTEDPNVNHQVEHLTESSEENSGAAILGSSPASTNSSQGANQQPPPGLHNGSQIQFNHRSIFQTDNNSFFNSNTFQKISTTTSVPPTSLTANPNLNWTTTGLASIPDSLPIVQSSEDWQAAFGFQPETSQTNHVVQKSSPSSSPGVNFNSEGFVDEEVYANLQYTTLSEPSGTFTSSLLVNSPASKFMADFQQNSLQQRLALQAQQNQENCEYIKQNGHATMEEVRNHKESGSDIKPDDDLGFDPFHETQKALAELMENEMQIQQQRFQQQQQQQQQQQREREEQNRVQHQQNIANLGQQHFPQVAHIAHLQQQAQHLQNLQVIQQSHSLLSRLPQNLLQSGTQSPAQSTVAAASLGQRSRLPPPGAQPPQQNTYLPNGNPLLNSQGISKCAGDAVYTLKDWCDINNQQQQQQFHHQALHQKGGWNNFGPIADWTSIDPAIVSSSRPLPFQTTSTWQFPHVHPTHTVSHNAQQEQQNAPTQHWAMQPPPGFAAPVTTGQLSNQQPSTTAQPHTKLISAGSEIENL
- the LOC122575840 gene encoding alpha-protein kinase 1 isoform X2, with the translated sequence MSVLNQSGEDAVECPLCMEPLEVDDLNFFPCTCGYQICRFCWHRIRTDENGLCPACRKAYSENPADFKPLSMEEIARLKAEKRLKDQQRKQRVTENRKHLANVRVVQKNLVFVVGLPLRLADADTLKRHEYFGKFGKIHKVVINQSTSYAGSQGPSASAYVTYQRQEDALRAIEAVNNVVMDGRTIKTSLGTTKYCSHFMRNQPCPKPDCMYLHDLGDQEASFTKEEMHQGKHQEYERKLVQSLHASHASHASAQRKPTPSPSVTGSIVRENGTSNSQAKEAWPSLQTGQTNSSQTNCKELSPPSQTTSQQNNMTNGSSTTNQQSHVSSGSSTQQNNNNKGENMNIRRGKSNSESKAQAARNKHKNCQNKEKHSTRTTSRSESSSIGTQNNVQSQINGQKDIRNFSSESNSDVLQKLGSKCKSEQQPQPQQPPPQQQSQQQSNKGSKLVQHQQQQQQQQQQQQSQELKVNGIMQNGERRHSDSETDQQREGSTPASTISSTEDPNVNHQVEHLTESSEENSGAAILGSSPASTNSSQGANQQPPPGLHNGSQIQFNHRSIFQTDNNSFFNSNTFQKISTTTSVPPTSLTANPNLNWTTTGLASIPDSLPIVQSSEDWQAAFGFQPETSQTNHVVQKSSPSSSPGVNFNSEGFVDEEVYANLQYTTLSEPSGTFTSSLLVNSPASKFMADFQQNSLQQRLALQAQQNQENCEYIKQNGHATMEEVRNHKESGSDIKPDDDLGFDPFHETQKALAELMENEMQIQQQRFQQQQQQQQQQQREREEQNRVQHQQNIANLGQQHFPQVAHIAHLQQQAQHLQNLQVIQQSHSLLSRLPQNLLQSGTQSPAQSTVAAASLGQRSRLPPPGFPGSTPNHMNSFGLGIPRPAPTNNALSGAQPPQQNTYLPNGNPLLNSQGISKCAGDAVYTLKDWCDINNQQQQQQFHHQALHQKGGWNNFGPIADWTSIDPAIVSSSRPLPFQTTSTWQFPHVHPTHTVSHNAQQQNAPTQHWAMQPPPGFAAPVTTGQLSNQQPSTTAQPHTKLISAGSEIENL